A portion of the Micromonospora tarapacensis genome contains these proteins:
- a CDS encoding ATP-binding protein, whose protein sequence is MKWASPGDAGLGLAGTAECAALYGCTVSAGPAPDGGWIVHATRKGSHS, encoded by the coding sequence ATGAAGTGGGCATCGCCGGGCGACGCGGGTCTCGGCCTCGCCGGCACAGCCGAATGCGCCGCGCTCTACGGCTGCACGGTCAGCGCCGGCCCCGCACCGGACGGCGGCTGGATCGTGCACGCGACCCGGAAAGGCAGCCATTCGTGA
- the vapB gene encoding type II toxin-antitoxin system VapB family antitoxin — translation MPNILVRDLSQEAVDRIDAAAASLGLSRNEYLRRKFEENISPASDRTVTAEDWQRSAEAFADLADPTVMETAWR, via the coding sequence ATGCCCAACATCCTCGTCCGTGATCTCAGTCAAGAAGCCGTGGACCGCATCGACGCCGCAGCCGCCAGCCTCGGGCTGTCTCGCAACGAGTACCTACGCCGCAAGTTCGAGGAGAACATCAGCCCTGCCAGCGACCGGACGGTCACCGCCGAGGACTGGCAACGGTCCGCAGAGGCCTTCGCCGACCTCGCCGACCCTACGGTGATGGAGACCGCGTGGCGGTGA
- a CDS encoding FtsX-like permease family protein, giving the protein MAFLVATLVLSDSMRGRAAGDIAEALAGTDAVVQGVVLGEPGGGPGDPERSVRRSLDPDITERVATVDVVDGAASQWVGFAKLVVDGSSVGTGTASDVGRNWVADPALNPFRLTSGRPPTEVGEVVIDRSLAGDAGLAPGDVVQILTTTGMYDATITGVATFASADAAPLQRTVLLPDGAVSAWLDTAAPTEVLVDVAEGADRAEVLGRLSALTDAEVIDGPDYIRTMQDAATSPLQFLTVFLLAFAVVAVLIGVTIIFNTFALTVARRRRESALLRAIGAERRQLLGGVVIEAALVGTIATLVGLVCGVAGVGALRWLVGLAGITLLTGPSIVSTTSIAVAATVGIGATILSAWIPARRAAATPPIEALRESAAEPRVVSPARTASGLVLAAVAIAGGAVAVVRSSATWVVLVVAIVPALVLCGPAIVTAAARGSAQVARRAAGVCGSIAAGNLAASPRRSASTALTLMLGTAMVTMFAIFASSLTSAVGTDVREGLQADLVVTSATADFPTIDPTLAGRIAALPDVDAVAALSIAEGIAAGKAEAIGGIDPTALPTMFDLDPIAGDLADLSKGGVAVVGDDPALLGGTLAIEFERSTLEAPIVAVVARSTGGFEAPLYFVDRATLDAFVGRLLDALLFVDLADGVVADAEEDVRALVRATPGSFFETRAEHVANSGSEIAAFRNFIDGMLLLASFIALLGVANTTALAINERSGELGLLRAVGATRRELRRIVRLEVALLSFVAASIGIAVAVGFGWALIDVTGGAEIPSVVVPWSRLAVTLVVAVTAGVVAAAWPAFRVSRVPVLELAGRDR; this is encoded by the coding sequence GTGGCGTTCCTCGTCGCGACGCTGGTGCTGTCCGACTCGATGCGTGGCCGAGCGGCCGGTGACATCGCCGAAGCGTTGGCGGGGACGGATGCCGTGGTGCAGGGCGTCGTCCTCGGCGAGCCCGGCGGAGGGCCGGGAGATCCGGAAAGGTCGGTTCGGCGATCACTGGATCCGGACATCACCGAGCGCGTGGCTACGGTCGATGTCGTCGACGGGGCCGCCTCGCAATGGGTCGGCTTCGCGAAGCTGGTCGTCGATGGATCGTCAGTCGGAACCGGCACGGCGAGCGACGTCGGTCGCAACTGGGTCGCCGACCCGGCGCTCAATCCGTTCCGGCTCACGAGCGGGCGACCACCGACCGAGGTCGGAGAGGTCGTGATCGATCGGTCGCTCGCCGGTGACGCAGGCTTGGCTCCGGGTGACGTCGTACAGATCCTGACCACGACGGGGATGTACGACGCGACCATCACCGGTGTCGCGACGTTCGCGTCGGCGGACGCGGCACCGTTGCAGCGAACGGTGCTGTTGCCCGACGGAGCGGTGTCCGCCTGGCTCGACACTGCGGCGCCGACGGAGGTGCTCGTCGACGTCGCGGAGGGCGCTGACCGCGCCGAGGTGCTCGGCCGATTGTCGGCGCTGACTGATGCCGAGGTCATCGACGGGCCCGACTACATCCGGACGATGCAGGACGCCGCGACGTCACCGCTGCAGTTCCTGACCGTGTTTCTCCTGGCCTTCGCCGTGGTCGCGGTGTTGATCGGTGTGACGATCATCTTCAACACGTTCGCGCTCACCGTCGCCCGCCGCCGGCGGGAGTCGGCGCTGCTGCGTGCGATCGGTGCGGAACGACGCCAACTGCTCGGCGGAGTGGTGATCGAGGCGGCGCTCGTCGGGACGATCGCCACGCTCGTCGGCCTCGTCTGCGGGGTCGCGGGAGTGGGCGCGCTGCGCTGGCTCGTCGGACTCGCCGGGATCACGTTGCTCACCGGGCCGTCGATCGTGAGTACGACCTCGATCGCGGTCGCCGCGACCGTCGGTATCGGCGCAACGATCCTGTCGGCATGGATCCCGGCTCGCCGCGCGGCGGCGACACCGCCGATCGAGGCGCTGCGCGAGAGCGCGGCGGAACCCCGGGTCGTGAGTCCGGCGCGAACTGCGAGCGGGCTCGTGCTCGCCGCGGTGGCGATCGCTGGAGGAGCTGTGGCTGTGGTGCGCTCGAGCGCGACGTGGGTCGTACTCGTCGTTGCCATCGTCCCGGCGCTCGTGTTGTGTGGCCCGGCGATCGTGACCGCCGCAGCGCGTGGGAGCGCTCAAGTGGCCCGTCGCGCCGCCGGTGTGTGTGGCTCGATCGCAGCGGGCAACCTGGCTGCGAGCCCTCGTCGATCGGCGTCGACGGCGCTCACGCTCATGCTCGGCACCGCGATGGTGACGATGTTCGCGATCTTCGCGAGCTCACTGACGAGCGCGGTCGGGACGGACGTTCGTGAAGGACTGCAGGCCGACCTGGTGGTCACGTCGGCGACCGCCGACTTCCCGACGATCGACCCCACCCTGGCCGGCCGGATCGCAGCGCTGCCCGACGTCGACGCAGTCGCTGCGCTGTCGATCGCCGAAGGAATCGCGGCAGGTAAAGCCGAGGCGATCGGCGGCATCGACCCGACCGCACTGCCCACCATGTTCGACCTCGACCCGATCGCCGGCGACCTCGCCGACCTGAGCAAGGGGGGCGTGGCCGTGGTCGGCGACGACCCGGCGCTGCTTGGCGGCACCCTCGCGATCGAGTTCGAACGCTCGACACTCGAGGCGCCGATCGTTGCCGTGGTGGCGAGGAGCACCGGCGGGTTCGAAGCCCCTTTGTACTTCGTCGACCGTGCGACACTCGACGCCTTCGTCGGTCGTCTGCTCGACGCTCTGTTGTTCGTCGACCTCGCCGACGGAGTGGTCGCGGACGCCGAGGAAGACGTGAGGGCGCTGGTCCGAGCCACGCCCGGGTCGTTCTTCGAGACCCGGGCAGAACACGTCGCCAACAGCGGGAGCGAAATCGCCGCGTTCCGGAACTTTATCGACGGGATGCTCCTCCTCGCGAGCTTCATCGCGCTCCTCGGAGTCGCCAACACCACGGCGCTCGCGATCAATGAACGCTCTGGAGAGCTCGGGCTGCTGCGAGCGGTCGGCGCGACTCGCCGAGAGCTGCGTCGAATCGTGCGGCTCGAGGTGGCACTCCTGTCGTTCGTGGCAGCATCGATCGGTATCGCCGTCGCAGTCGGCTTCGGCTGGGCGCTGATCGACGTCACCGGTGGCGCGGAGATCCCATCCGTCGTCGTACCGTGGTCCCGCCTCGCAGTGACGCTCGTCGTTGCGGTCACAGCCGGCGTCGTCGCTGCAGCGTGGCCCGCGTTCCGGGTCTCCCGGGTGCCCGTGCTCGAGCTGGCGGGCCGGGACCGCTGA
- a CDS encoding PIN domain nuclease, giving the protein MAVTSWLIDKSAYVRLQLGQTANRDEWSARISRGLVRLSTITRLELGYSARSGEAGRRQFAAPPLSLMPVEHLTPAIEDRALEVQMLLADRGQHRAPSIPDLLIAATAEKTGLTVLAVDKDFDLIATLTGQPIETLPS; this is encoded by the coding sequence GTGGCGGTGACGAGCTGGCTGATCGACAAGTCCGCGTACGTACGCCTCCAGCTTGGTCAAACAGCGAACCGCGACGAGTGGAGCGCACGCATCAGCCGTGGCCTCGTCCGGCTCTCCACCATCACGCGCCTCGAACTCGGCTACTCGGCGCGCTCCGGAGAGGCGGGACGCCGACAGTTCGCTGCCCCACCGCTGTCACTGATGCCGGTCGAACACCTCACACCCGCAATCGAGGACCGGGCGCTGGAAGTGCAGATGCTGCTCGCCGACCGCGGCCAACACCGTGCCCCGTCAATCCCCGACCTGCTGATCGCCGCAACCGCCGAAAAGACCGGACTGACCGTCTTGGCCGTCGACAAGGACTTCGACCTCATCGCCACGCTCACCGGCCAGCCGATCGAAACCCTGCCCAGTTGA
- a CDS encoding ABC transporter ATP-binding protein yields the protein MLVGAVKRYGFGQSAVVALDDVTIAFPAGKFTAVMGPSGSGKSTMMHCAAGLDQLTSGRAFVGNTDLSTLNDRELTRLRRERIGFVFQAFNLVATLTAEENICLPMTLSGRRPSVAVLDQVVSLLRLGDRVHHRPTELSGGQQQRVAVARALVAQPQVVFADEPTGNLDTRSGQEILGFLRSAVDLHHQSIVMVTHDPHAAAWADHVVFVVDGRVHDVMDHPSADSVIDVMKGLGR from the coding sequence ATGCTCGTCGGCGCCGTCAAGCGATACGGTTTTGGCCAGTCGGCCGTCGTCGCGCTCGACGACGTCACCATCGCGTTCCCGGCGGGGAAGTTCACGGCTGTGATGGGCCCGTCGGGTTCGGGAAAGTCGACGATGATGCACTGTGCCGCCGGGCTGGATCAACTGACGTCGGGCCGCGCATTCGTCGGCAACACCGATCTGTCGACGCTCAACGATCGCGAGTTGACCAGGCTGCGCCGAGAACGGATCGGGTTCGTGTTCCAGGCGTTCAATCTCGTGGCGACGCTCACGGCCGAGGAGAACATCTGCCTGCCGATGACGTTGTCGGGGCGCCGGCCGAGTGTCGCAGTGCTCGATCAGGTCGTGTCGCTGCTGCGCCTCGGTGATCGCGTGCATCATCGGCCGACGGAGCTCTCGGGTGGCCAGCAACAGCGAGTTGCCGTGGCCCGGGCGCTGGTCGCCCAGCCGCAGGTGGTTTTCGCCGACGAGCCCACCGGCAACCTCGACACCCGGTCCGGACAGGAGATCCTCGGATTCCTGCGATCAGCAGTCGATCTGCATCACCAGTCGATCGTGATGGTCACGCACGATCCCCACGCTGCTGCCTGGGCGGACCACGTCGTGTTCGTCGTCGACGGCCGAGTGCACGACGTGATGGATCACCCGTCGGCCGATTCGGTGATCGACGTGATGAAGGGCCTGGGGCGATGA